From [Chlorobium] sp. 445:
ACCCAGCCTACCACTGCACCTACGCATGCACCAAGTAAAAATGTGCATGAATCTACGTTAATGCGTATGATGCTATCTTTCAGCAGTGTATTGTATTATCGTATTACAGTACCGCTCAGTACGACTAAACAATACCGCTAAATATCTACTACCAAATAATACACAGCATCAATGCCAAAGATTTCAGATTTCGTAGAGCTTAAAAAGCCACGTCTCTCGGCGCGCTACAGTCGCGCAAAAGTTCCTATCGGCTACTTCATTGAAGACTATATGCGAGGCGACATTGACGTCGTCGGCGATTTCAAGCGTCTTATGAAACACAAAAACGATGTTTTTGAATATGTGTTCATCGATGAGCATTACAAATTTTTCTTTACGCGCTTTATCCCCGAAGTATTGATTCACTCCAAAGAGCAAGACGAGCGCATCGTGCGCAGCCACTATGATAACCGAAACGATTTTTTTAGCTGGTTTTTAGGTCCGAGAATGGTCTATACATCAGCGTTTTTTCATGCAACTGATGAGTCGCTGGAAGTTGCGCAAGACCGCAAGATGGACTTAGTCGCGCAGAAGATTCAACTGAAGGCTGGTGAAAAACTGCTCGATATCGGCTGCGGCTGGGGCACGCTGGTGATGTATCTTGCCAAGCACTACGGCGTTGATGCCACAGGGATTACGATTGCACAAGCCGGCGTAGATTGGGGCATGAATCAAATCCGTGAGAACGGCATGGAAGACCGTGCACGAATTATGCGCATGGACTATCGTGATATCCCAGAGAAAAAATATCACAAAATCACCTGTCTTGAGATGGCAGAACACGTCGGCATCAAGAACTTCAAAAAATTCATGGCTCAGGTTTATAACTTGCTCGACGATGACGGTTTGTTCTACCTGCAAATTGCAGGACTGCGTGCGCGTCCAGGCATCTTTGCGCCAATCA
This genomic window contains:
- a CDS encoding SAM-dependent methyltransferase; amino-acid sequence: MPKISDFVELKKPRLSARYSRAKVPIGYFIEDYMRGDIDVVGDFKRLMKHKNDVFEYVFIDEHYKFFFTRFIPEVLIHSKEQDERIVRSHYDNRNDFFSWFLGPRMVYTSAFFHATDESLEVAQDRKMDLVAQKIQLKAGEKLLDIGCGWGTLVMYLAKHYGVDATGITIAQAGVDWGMNQIRENGMEDRARIMRMDYRDIPEKKYHKITCLEMAEHVGIKNFKKFMAQVYNLLDDDGLFYLQIAGLRARPGIFAPIMNEDTVWGLFMNKYIFSGADASMPLSFVVKNLERVGFEIHSVENIGIHYSRTIDLWYENWMHNESKIVEKYGIYWFRMYQIFLGWSVEIAKQGSSTCFQIVCNKNRDTFNRYRWIGAVNIGERDSVKMHSSDTIKV